GTAGGTAGCAAATTGCCGGATTTAAGTATCGGCGGTGCGGTGATTAATGGCAGTAAGAAGTCTACAATAAAGGAAATGTATGAGAAGGGGGGATTAATCATTAATTTTTGGGCAACGTGGTGCTCACCTTGTTTAAAAGAGCAGAAAATGCTTGATTCATTAATGCAGGTTTTTCCTGATTTGTCTGTTTTATCAACTACGTATGAAGACTCGATATTAGTCAGAAAGCATTTTGATAAAATTGGATTGCCAAAATCTAAATTGATGGTGATCACTGCGAATGATAAATTGTTTCACGATTTTTTTAAACACAGAATGATTCCTCACAATATATGGATAGACAAGCAGGGTGTAATAAGAGCAGTTACTGGCGGTGAGGAAATCAATGAGAAGAATATAAAAGAATTCTTTAATGGAAATGTAGCAAATCTTTATGCGAAAGTTGATGATATGAAGTTTGAGTTCACAAAAACTTATCATGTTCCTGATAGCATGATTCTGTTTCGAAGTTATATTTCTGGTATGAATGACGCGATAACCAGCGGGTTGCTATACGGTAATGAAAAAGAGTTTAATCGCGTATTTGCCTGGAACAGGCCAATTACACAGTTTTTCTGGTTAGCCTTTACCAATCTGAAAAGTTCAAGAATGAACTGGAATTTAATAGAACTGCATTCTTCTGATTCCACAAGGTTCATTCAGCCACAGTTGGATAAACCTTTATTTGAAAGGTCCCGATATAATAATGGCAACGATCTTTTGACAAGACAGCGGAAGTGGGACAAAGACAATATTTATTGTTATGAACTGATCTTACCAAAAAATGTTGATGTAAAGCTAGCTTCCGGATATATGCTCCCTGATCTTGAAAAATTCTTCAATATAAAGGCTTCAACTAAGAAGAAGAGAGTTGTTTGTAATGTAGTTTCTTTAAATCGATCAAAGTTATTAAAGCTGCCTGTTGCAAAGGGAGAAACTCCTTCTTTTCGTCATAAATACTATACTTTAAATGTACAGAGTAAGTCAATTGATGATATACTAAGTGGCTTATCAGATGATTTTAATGACAATATTCCCTATATAAATAACACAGGTTATAATGGGTTGCTTAGTTTTGAGATAAAAAGTGAAAAAGGAAAATTAACATTGGAAGATGTATGGTCTAAATTAAATGAGTTTGGTATTGGAAAGGTGAAAAAGAAGCGGTTATATAAAATTCTGGTGCTTAGAGATTTAAGCCACCCAGGTAAAGGATGATAATTTTATTATATCCAATGCAGCAATTGCCGCATTGGATATTTACCAGCTTTGACTGATAATTTTATTGATTAATTAGTCATTTAGAAAGATAGTTGCTTTAGGTGCTCCCACACCTGATGAAATTTCACCAGCTGCACATTTTATGGTCTGGCCTTTACAACCATAGGCATCTTGCGCCTCCATAATTGTCTTATCATCCAGTGTGCCTGAATAAAGAGGCCCTGAACCATTCCAATCATACCGTGGTTCATCAACTTTTGGACTGTTTGCAACTTTTGTAGCGAATGCTCCGCTTATGCCGGCCACTAGTGCAATGGCCAGCATGGTGTTTTTTAAGACTAACATAATTTTAAGATTTTAAATGAGAAATTCTGTTAATTGTAATCTATTCGTGGGACCCTGAGAATATTCGAGATTTTGGTTTATAAATAGTTGGCAGTATGGAGGTAATCATAAATACTGCGTTAAAAACAAGATGTGTTTTCCAGCCCATCTGTGAGATAATTCCTCCGCAGGTGCAGGGAAGTTTTTCTCCTGTTAGCAGCATTGTTGTGATGTATATTTCAAATACCAGCAGTAACAGGAATGAAGCGTATAACCCTTTAATCCTTAAGTTATCTTTGCATAACATCCAGACAATAACAAGCTCTATAGCGGGTATTAAAATACCTAATAATGGAGCTAACAAAGCAACAGCTGGCATTTGAACCAA
The sequence above is drawn from the Pedobacter cryoconitis genome and encodes:
- a CDS encoding TlpA disulfide reductase family protein — its product is MNNRFYKIVIVSLVMLTGFMTGVYGQEVGSKLPDLSIGGAVINGSKKSTIKEMYEKGGLIINFWATWCSPCLKEQKMLDSLMQVFPDLSVLSTTYEDSILVRKHFDKIGLPKSKLMVITANDKLFHDFFKHRMIPHNIWIDKQGVIRAVTGGEEINEKNIKEFFNGNVANLYAKVDDMKFEFTKTYHVPDSMILFRSYISGMNDAITSGLLYGNEKEFNRVFAWNRPITQFFWLAFTNLKSSRMNWNLIELHSSDSTRFIQPQLDKPLFERSRYNNGNDLLTRQRKWDKDNIYCYELILPKNVDVKLASGYMLPDLEKFFNIKASTKKKRVVCNVVSLNRSKLLKLPVAKGETPSFRHKYYTLNVQSKSIDDILSGLSDDFNDNIPYINNTGYNGLLSFEIKSEKGKLTLEDVWSKLNEFGIGKVKKKRLYKILVLRDLSHPGKG
- a CDS encoding MauE/DoxX family redox-associated membrane protein — encoded protein: MKNLSANSLQIVAAVLLILLFGYTAVSKILEYDKFVFQLKLVQMPAVALLAPLLGILIPAIELVIVWMLCKDNLRIKGLYASFLLLLVFEIYITTMLLTGEKLPCTCGGIISQMGWKTHLVFNAVFMITSILPTIYKPKSRIFSGSHE